The genomic stretch CGCGGAGGTGGTGCGCATCGCCCTTCGCAGTTACGGGCCGCTGACGGCCGCCCGTTTACAGGAGATTCTTTCCGACGGCATCATCAAGCCGGACGCCTGGAAAATCTTCTGGGACTCCGCGCGGAAAGTGTTGAAGGCGGATCCGCTGGTGGTGATCCCCTCAAAGCGCAGCGAACCGATCATCCTCCTTGAAAAAGCGCAGGCGTACGATGGTGTCTGGTTTGCCTCACTGGCAAGCGAGCGGACGGCGGAAGGGATTTTCGCACGCCTGAACGAGTTGGCGGATAACGCCAAGCCGGCGGAACTGGACGAGGCCAAACTGAAGGTGGTCGGCGACCGGCTGGCCTTCCTGATGCTGGGGTTCGGCGACAAGGATATGAATATCCGGGTGCAGATTGTCGTAGCCGCGCGGCAGTGGAATGTGCCCCCCTCACAAGTGGATTGGAAGCGGGAGGCCGACACCCTCATCGACCCGGTCAATTTCATGGCGGCGGCGATGGCCGTCAGTTCCAAGCGGCTCGAGGCGCTCCTGAAGTTGTTGGCTGATCAGGATAGCGCCCGCCTCTACGACACCATTCTGGGCTCGATTCCCACGATGGTCATGAATGTGCTCAATACCTGCGTGACGTTTATGATGGAGGCCGGCCAGGAGGAAGCCTGTGCGGCGGTATTCAAGGAACTGGTCGGAATGCGCAAGGCCGGGGTGGAAGTCCTGTTATGGTTGGCCAAACGGCCCGATCGGCTTGAGGCCTGGGGCTTGGGCACGACCGGCGATCTGTTGTTCCACATCCTGCCGGCCATGGAAAAGACCTATAACGGGGAGCGGCTGCGGGCGGCCAACCAATTGGGCGAACTGGTCCAGCAACGCGAATTCCTGGAAGTGGCCTCAAAAGCCATGAATGACGTCCAGCGGACCAGCTTTATCCGCTACCTGCGCGCCGTGATGGGCAAGATCCCCGTGGATACCCAGGCGATGATCGGCCGTATTGTCCGGGTGTTTCCTGACCTGGTCTCCTTGTTGACCGATGCGAAGTCTGAGGCGGCTGAGGCGGCCTCCCCGAAGAACGGGCTGACGTCCTGGCGGTCCTACCGGCAGCGCCAGAAGTTGCTGGAGAAGATCGTGAATGAGGATATTCCCAAGAACAGCCGTGATATCGGGGTGGCCCGGAGCTATGGGGATCTTCGTGAAAACTTCGAATACAAGACGGCCAAGGAGCAGCAGGGCATTCTCATGCACCGCAGCGCTGAACTCGATCTGGATCTCAAACTGGTGCATGGCACTGATTTTGCCAACTGCACCTGCGAGGTCGCGGGGATGGGCACCACGGTGGTGCTTGAGATGACTAATGGCCAGAGGCAGACCTTCAGCATTCTCGGAGAATGGGATCAGGATACGGAGAAGGGTATTATTTCCTGCAGCAGCAAGCTGGGCAAAGTGCTGGCGGGACATCGCGGCGGGGATGAACTTGAAATCCCGGGCGATAAGGAAAATGAGAAATGTCGGATCATTCAGGTGGGTGCGCTTGCTGCCGACATTCTCGCCTGGGCCAAAGGCTGATGGCGAGGTTGACAGCATGGGATTCGTTTGATATCTAGGCGTGCTTTTTTCTGCGGAACCAAAGATTGAGCTGGGTTGAAAGGGCGGTAGAGACTTATGGCAAAAAAAACGGCTAAGACAAGTAAAGTGGTTGCAAAATCGGTTGCGGCAAAAGTTAAAACAGTGAAACACGCTGTTAAACCTGCGGCAAAGCCTGTTACAAGTTCAAAGAAACCCGCTGCCAAGCCTGTTGCCAGTGTAAAGAAGCCGGTGGCCATATTGGTGGCCCCTTCCAAGCCTGTGGCCTTCAAGGCCGTCAAGGCCGGTGCCCCGAAAACGGAATCCCGTCCGGTGCGCAAGTCGCCTCTGGATGAGAAAGTCCTGGCGCAGCTGAAAGATGTCCTGATCAAGATGCGCGACCGTTTGACCGGTCAGATTTCGTCCCAATCGGATGATTCCCTCAAGTATGTTGACGACACTTCGTCTGAAGACCGGACGGATGATTTTGACAAGGAGTTCGCCCTGAACCTGGTCAGCAGTGAGCATGATTCAGTCTTTGAGATCAATAATGCGCTTCGTCGTATTGCCGAAGGCACCTATGGGTTCTGTGATGGCTGCAGCTGTGCGATTGAGAAGCCCCGCCTGCACGCCCTGCCTTTTGCCCGGATGTGTATCCGCTGTCAATCCGAGCAGGAAAAGGGACGTTCCCGGTTCCGCCCGTTTGGCGATACCCTGGCTCAAGGTGTGGAACAGACGCCCGATGTCTCTGAACCTGAAGAATCAGAATAGCCGGACTGGTCCGCGCGTACGGTCTCTTGCGGCGTGGTGGCTCGCTCACAGGCTCATGATGCAGGTGTTATTACTGAGTATTGCGATTGTTCTGCTCGACCAGATCACTAAATATCTGGTGACGCTCCGATTTCAGCTCAGTGATAGCCTGGTGTTGATTCCCGGTTTCTTCAGTCTGACCTATGTGCGCAATATTGGTGCGGCCTGGGGGATGCTGGGGGGCTGGAACGGGGTTCTGGTGGCGTTGTCCGCCGTGGTGCTTGTCCTGCTGATCCTCTTCCGGCGAACTTTTTTGACGGACAGCCTCATTCACCGGCTTTCCCTCGGCCTGATGCTGGGGGGGATTGCCGGCAATTTATTTGATCGCATCCGGTTTCAGTATGTGGTCGATTTTCTCGATTTTTACTGGAAAAACCATCATTTTCCGGCTTTCAATGTCGCCGACTCGTCCATTTGTATCGGGGTCGGCCTGTATATGCTCTCTTCTTTTTTCGTCCACGATGATCAGGCGCCTTCCTGATGAACCCCTCCGTGTGTCATGCTCAGGCGTTTTTCCTGGTCGGTCCCACGGCCGCTGGAAAAACGACGGTGGCACAACGATTGGCCGAGACGATGGGAGCGGACATTCTTTCCGCCGATTCCATGCTGGTGTATCGAGGGATGACCATCGGGACGGCCAAACCGTCCCCGGACGATCGGAGTCGCGTGCGGTATTGGGGGGTGGACCTGGTTGACCCCGCTGACTCGTTTAGTGTCGCGCGCTTTATTCCTGAGGCCAGACGGTGCTTTGAATCGGCACGGGACCGGGGCGTCCCGGTGATCATTGCCGGGGGAACGGGCCTCTACATCAAGGCCCTGCTCAATGGCCTGGATGAGTTGCCTGATCCGTCTCCCGAGGTCAGGGCCCGTTGGCAGGCGGTACTGGAGCGGGAAGGCACGGAAGGGCTCCGGCTGGCCCTGGGGGCCCGGAATCCTGCCTGGCTGCAGGGGTTGGCGGATCCGTCCAACAGTCGGCGATTGATGCGGGCTCTTGAACTGATCGAGTCCGGCTTCCCGGACCCGCCCCGATCGTGGTGCCGCCAGGCATCGCACGCGGCACGGGTGACGGGAATTGACGTTCCCCGTGAAGTGCTGGTGAAACGGATCGAACATCGGGTTTATGAAATGTATGAAGCCGGCTTGCTGGAGGAGACCCGGTCACTGATCACCCGCTACGGGGCTCTCTCTGTTACGGCCTCGGGCGCCATCGGCTATGCGGAAGCCCTGCGCTGTCTGCAAGGGGGGCTGACCCGGGCGGCGGCGATCCAGCTTACCATCCAGCGCACGCGGCAGTTGGCCAAGCGGCAGATGACCTGGTTCCGGCATCAGATGGAGGTGTCGTGGGTGACGATGCCCGGAGCTGATTTTGAAGCGGCCGCCGCCGGGATCGCCGCAGATTGGCAGCGCCACGGGCCCCAGCCGGTTTTCTGTTAATTTGTCTTTAAATATAACTATATTATACTAAATTATCCCTCCATGGATAAAGAGAGCCCGTTTAGCTGTGAGTTATATGCCGTTCCGGAACCGGATCAGGCCGCCGTATGTTACCGGATCTGTGACCTGCCGGCACGGTTACGCCCCCGCGAAGCGATTGCGCGGCAGGGGGTGGAGCATGTCTCCGATGAAGTGATTCTGGCGATTCTCCTGCGGACCGGTTCGCGTGGCCTGAATGTGGTTGATCTGGCGGAGCGGATTTTATTCAAATACGGGAGCCTGACGGCCTTGGCGCGTGCCCCGGTCGAGGAGTTAGCCGGGGAAAAATCATTCAAGGGGCTGGGGAAGGTCAAGGCGCAGATCCTCCGTTCGGCCTTGGATCTCGCCCGGCGGATGGCTGAGGAGACCCGGGATGAACGCGGTGGGCTGGTGAGAACCCCTGAGGATGCGGCCGACCTGATGCGGGAGCAGGCGCGGGGGCTTGATCATGAACGGTTCTGGACCCTGAACCTTGACACCCGGAACCGGCTGAAAGGAAACCCGCAGGAAATCTCAAAGGGCATTCTGGATGCGAGTTTGGTTCACGCCCGGGAGGTATTTAAAAGCGCCATCCAGATGGGTGGGGCGGCCCTGGTGCTGGTCCATAATCATCCCTCCGGGGACCCTTCGCCCTCTGCCGAAGATGTGAAGCTGACGCGGCAGTTGGTGCAGGCGGGCCAGGTCATCGGGATCAAGGTGCTCGATCATGTCATTGTCGGGCGTAAACATGGGGGGAAATCAAAAGATTTCCTCAGCCTGCGCGAAAGCGGACTCGTGACATTTGATGAATGAGGTGCGACTCTATAATCCACTCAATGAGATCGTTTTGTTCAGGGTGGGTTGGGATGACAGAAAGTCATCGGCCCGGGCCCGGGCGGTTGACCAGTCGGTCGCGCTTTGGATGGCGGCAAAGAGGGTGTGGCCAAAGGCAAAGTTCCGGGCGAAGTAGGGGGTAAAGACCTTCAGCCGGATCAGCCCTTTGAGCGGGTCGAAATCATCTTCCATGTAGCGGCAGAGCCGGGTCCATACTTCATGGTGATCAATGCGCAGCTCCGGCTCATGCCACTGGGCGAACATCCAGGGACGCGCCGCGGCCATCCGGCCGATCATCAGTCCTGCTGCTGGAGCAAAGAGGGCTTCATTCATTTGCAGGTAGTCGCGTCCGGTGATGTCCCCGTTGGCGATAATGGGGAGGCGGGTCACCGCCGCCAGTTCAGCGTAACAGAGATGCCGGGGGTGAAACCGGTTCAGGGATTCTTCC from bacterium encodes the following:
- a CDS encoding GreA/GreB family elongation factor translates to MHALAHIPMGEDQFEEWFLAKVAGENMPVEDMQNALRELHRGGMGAKTSGWAELMEEALIEQGKLDEAVNVLGMRANWNSGVPAFREVCSKRLAYIYRNDPVRKKFVTNMGLEKGVGLAECFRRLTILQSLKPGMLCVDKTWGVGAVKNVDSFYERVTIDFTRKMGHEMSFAYAAETLQPVGDEHLLARKYRDAVTLAALAETEAAEVVRIALRSYGPLTAARLQEILSDGIIKPDAWKIFWDSARKVLKADPLVVIPSKRSEPIILLEKAQAYDGVWFASLASERTAEGIFARLNELADNAKPAELDEAKLKVVGDRLAFLMLGFGDKDMNIRVQIVVAARQWNVPPSQVDWKREADTLIDPVNFMAAAMAVSSKRLEALLKLLADQDSARLYDTILGSIPTMVMNVLNTCVTFMMEAGQEEACAAVFKELVGMRKAGVEVLLWLAKRPDRLEAWGLGTTGDLLFHILPAMEKTYNGERLRAANQLGELVQQREFLEVASKAMNDVQRTSFIRYLRAVMGKIPVDTQAMIGRIVRVFPDLVSLLTDAKSEAAEAASPKNGLTSWRSYRQRQKLLEKIVNEDIPKNSRDIGVARSYGDLRENFEYKTAKEQQGILMHRSAELDLDLKLVHGTDFANCTCEVAGMGTTVVLEMTNGQRQTFSILGEWDQDTEKGIISCSSKLGKVLAGHRGGDELEIPGDKENEKCRIIQVGALAADILAWAKG
- a CDS encoding TraR/DksA C4-type zinc finger protein encodes the protein MAKKTAKTSKVVAKSVAAKVKTVKHAVKPAAKPVTSSKKPAAKPVASVKKPVAILVAPSKPVAFKAVKAGAPKTESRPVRKSPLDEKVLAQLKDVLIKMRDRLTGQISSQSDDSLKYVDDTSSEDRTDDFDKEFALNLVSSEHDSVFEINNALRRIAEGTYGFCDGCSCAIEKPRLHALPFARMCIRCQSEQEKGRSRFRPFGDTLAQGVEQTPDVSEPEESE
- the lspA gene encoding signal peptidase II; translation: MMQVLLLSIAIVLLDQITKYLVTLRFQLSDSLVLIPGFFSLTYVRNIGAAWGMLGGWNGVLVALSAVVLVLLILFRRTFLTDSLIHRLSLGLMLGGIAGNLFDRIRFQYVVDFLDFYWKNHHFPAFNVADSSICIGVGLYMLSSFFVHDDQAPS
- the miaA gene encoding tRNA (adenosine(37)-N6)-dimethylallyltransferase MiaA translates to MNPSVCHAQAFFLVGPTAAGKTTVAQRLAETMGADILSADSMLVYRGMTIGTAKPSPDDRSRVRYWGVDLVDPADSFSVARFIPEARRCFESARDRGVPVIIAGGTGLYIKALLNGLDELPDPSPEVRARWQAVLEREGTEGLRLALGARNPAWLQGLADPSNSRRLMRALELIESGFPDPPRSWCRQASHAARVTGIDVPREVLVKRIEHRVYEMYEAGLLEETRSLITRYGALSVTASGAIGYAEALRCLQGGLTRAAAIQLTIQRTRQLAKRQMTWFRHQMEVSWVTMPGADFEAAAAGIAADWQRHGPQPVFC
- the radC gene encoding DNA repair protein RadC; translated protein: MDKESPFSCELYAVPEPDQAAVCYRICDLPARLRPREAIARQGVEHVSDEVILAILLRTGSRGLNVVDLAERILFKYGSLTALARAPVEELAGEKSFKGLGKVKAQILRSALDLARRMAEETRDERGGLVRTPEDAADLMREQARGLDHERFWTLNLDTRNRLKGNPQEISKGILDASLVHAREVFKSAIQMGGAALVLVHNHPSGDPSPSAEDVKLTRQLVQAGQVIGIKVLDHVIVGRKHGGKSKDFLSLRESGLVTFDE